A single region of the Mycobacterium lentiflavum genome encodes:
- a CDS encoding GntR family transcriptional regulator, with the protein MSVPDFAARPQLSEDVARIIRGRIFDGGYTAGSYIRLDQLAAELGISVTPVREALFALRAEGLIAQQPRRGFVVLPVTGRDVTDVANVQAHVGGELAARAAVNITSEQLHELKQLQAQLEQAYAGDDHERTVRLNHEFHRAINVAADSPKLAQLMSQITRYAPESVFPSIEGWPSQSIKDHREILTALEIHDDKRARAAMSEHLAAGAVPLIDHLVARGVVSGPRPQQDRSGTA; encoded by the coding sequence ATGAGCGTTCCGGATTTCGCTGCGCGGCCTCAACTTTCCGAGGACGTCGCGCGGATTATCCGTGGGCGGATATTCGACGGCGGCTATACCGCGGGTTCTTATATTCGTCTGGACCAACTGGCGGCCGAGTTGGGGATCAGTGTCACGCCGGTCCGTGAGGCACTGTTCGCACTGCGCGCCGAGGGGCTGATCGCCCAGCAGCCCCGCCGCGGCTTCGTGGTATTGCCGGTCACCGGCCGAGACGTCACCGACGTCGCGAACGTGCAGGCACATGTCGGTGGGGAGCTGGCCGCGCGGGCCGCGGTCAACATCACTTCCGAGCAGCTGCATGAACTTAAGCAGCTGCAGGCTCAGCTGGAACAGGCCTATGCCGGCGATGACCACGAGCGAACGGTCCGGCTGAACCACGAGTTTCACCGGGCCATCAACGTCGCGGCGGACTCGCCGAAACTCGCTCAGTTGATGTCGCAGATCACCAGATACGCGCCCGAATCGGTGTTTCCCTCGATCGAGGGCTGGCCCAGCCAGTCGATCAAGGACCATCGGGAGATCTTGACCGCGCTTGAGATTCACGACGACAAACGTGCCCGCGCGGCGATGTCGGAACATCTTGCCGCCGGTGCTGTTCCGTTGATCGACCACCTCGTCGCGCGCGGTGTGGTGAGTGGCCCGCGTCCTCAGCAAGATCGAAGCGGCACGGCTTAG
- a CDS encoding acyl-CoA dehydrogenase family protein, with product MTKLAQTLGLTEFQSEIIAAVRQFVEKEVIPSAAELERADTYPQHIVDQMREMGLFGLMIPQEYGGLGESLLTYALCVEELARGWMSVSGVLNTHFIVAYMLRQHGTDEQKRRFLPRMAAGETRGAFSMSEPELGSDVAAIRTRARRDADGTYTINGQKMWLTNGATSTLVAVLVRTDEGSDKPHRNLTAFLVEKPVGFGEVVAGLHIPGKIDKLGYKGIETTEMIFDGYRASADDVLGGTTGQGFFQMMDGIEVGRVNVSARACGVGLRAFELAVRYAQQRQTFGKPIAEHQAIAFQLAEMATKVEAAHLMMVNAARLKDSGERNDVAAGMAKYLCSEYCTEVTQQSFRIHGGYGYSKEYEIERLMRDAPFLLIGEGTSEIQKNIISKRLLTEYQV from the coding sequence ATGACCAAGCTCGCCCAAACCCTCGGGCTCACCGAATTCCAGAGCGAGATCATCGCCGCGGTGCGCCAATTCGTCGAGAAAGAAGTCATCCCCAGCGCGGCCGAACTCGAACGCGCCGACACCTACCCGCAGCACATCGTCGACCAGATGCGCGAGATGGGCCTGTTCGGACTGATGATTCCGCAAGAGTACGGCGGCCTGGGGGAGTCGCTGCTGACCTACGCGCTGTGCGTCGAGGAGCTGGCGCGGGGCTGGATGAGTGTATCCGGGGTGCTCAACACCCACTTCATCGTGGCGTACATGCTGCGCCAGCACGGTACCGACGAGCAGAAGCGGCGGTTCCTGCCCCGGATGGCGGCCGGCGAGACCCGGGGTGCGTTTTCGATGTCGGAGCCGGAGCTGGGTTCTGATGTGGCGGCGATCCGCACCCGGGCCCGCCGCGATGCCGACGGCACGTACACCATCAACGGCCAGAAGATGTGGCTGACCAACGGCGCCACCTCCACACTGGTGGCGGTCCTGGTGCGCACCGACGAAGGCTCGGACAAACCGCACCGCAACCTGACCGCGTTCCTGGTCGAGAAGCCGGTCGGATTCGGCGAAGTCGTTGCAGGCCTGCATATTCCGGGCAAGATAGACAAGCTTGGTTACAAGGGCATCGAAACCACCGAGATGATTTTCGACGGTTACCGGGCCAGCGCCGACGATGTGCTCGGGGGCACCACCGGGCAGGGCTTCTTCCAGATGATGGACGGCATCGAGGTCGGCCGGGTCAACGTGTCGGCACGCGCGTGTGGCGTCGGATTGCGTGCCTTCGAGCTCGCGGTGCGCTACGCGCAACAGCGCCAGACGTTTGGAAAGCCGATCGCCGAGCACCAGGCCATCGCGTTTCAGCTTGCCGAGATGGCGACCAAAGTCGAAGCGGCACACCTGATGATGGTCAACGCGGCGCGACTGAAGGATTCGGGCGAGCGCAACGACGTCGCTGCCGGCATGGCCAAGTACCTGTGCAGTGAGTACTGCACCGAGGTTACCCAGCAAAGCTTCCGGATCCACGGTGGCTACGGCTATTCCAAGGAATACGAGATCGAGCGGTTGATGCGCGACGCGCCGTTTTTGCTGATCGGCGAGGGAACCAGCGAGATCCAGAAGAACATCATCAGCAAGCGATTGCTGACGGAATACCAGGTGTAG
- a CDS encoding CoA transferase, producing the protein MSAPGLPLAGLTVVEVSSFVAAPLCGMTLSQLGAEVIRVDPIGGASDVQRWPLSADGTSIYWTGLNKGKRSATIDMRSPEGQELVVRLITEGDGIVVTNAAGLSWLSHDVLAAKRSDVIHAQLLGRGDGSTGVDYTVNAGIGYPLVTGPADQAGPINHVLPAWDVCCGLYAALAVVTAVRRREQSGAGAQISLALEDVALATAANLGLLTEPQVNGTQRARLGNAIYGQYGQDFTSCDGARFMVVLLTGKHFRDLLKVTGTGAAVSALAEALGVDFGSEGDRYRYRDALSGLFATWFAEHTADEITAALSDTTVLFERYRTFAEVASGPKVTANPLFSPLRQPGLGDYLAPGLPAAFDGAHPGPAPAPALGQDTADILRGLGLTTADIERLTNANTVAC; encoded by the coding sequence ATGAGCGCCCCCGGGTTGCCACTGGCTGGTCTCACCGTGGTCGAGGTGTCCAGTTTCGTCGCCGCACCACTGTGTGGCATGACCCTGAGTCAGCTTGGCGCGGAGGTCATCCGCGTCGATCCGATCGGCGGCGCTTCCGACGTCCAGCGCTGGCCACTGTCGGCGGACGGCACCTCGATCTATTGGACAGGCCTGAACAAGGGAAAGCGTTCGGCCACCATCGATATGCGTTCGCCCGAGGGTCAGGAACTGGTTGTCCGGCTGATCACCGAGGGCGACGGGATTGTGGTGACCAATGCCGCCGGCCTGTCCTGGCTGAGCCATGATGTGCTGGCAGCCAAGCGATCCGACGTGATCCACGCCCAGTTGCTCGGGCGCGGTGACGGCTCCACCGGGGTGGATTATACGGTGAACGCGGGCATCGGCTATCCGCTCGTCACGGGCCCGGCCGATCAGGCCGGTCCGATCAATCACGTGTTGCCGGCCTGGGATGTGTGCTGCGGACTGTACGCCGCGTTGGCGGTCGTCACCGCCGTCCGTCGTCGCGAGCAGTCCGGGGCCGGGGCGCAGATCAGCCTGGCGTTGGAGGATGTCGCGCTGGCCACCGCCGCCAATCTCGGCTTGTTGACCGAACCTCAAGTCAACGGGACACAGCGCGCGCGGCTGGGCAATGCCATCTATGGTCAGTACGGGCAGGACTTCACCAGCTGTGACGGGGCCCGGTTCATGGTTGTCCTGTTGACCGGCAAGCACTTTCGCGACTTGCTCAAGGTGACGGGCACGGGCGCCGCGGTGTCTGCGCTCGCCGAGGCGCTGGGGGTGGATTTCGGGTCTGAGGGTGATCGCTACCGATACCGAGACGCGCTTTCCGGCCTGTTCGCCACCTGGTTCGCCGAACATACCGCCGACGAAATCACCGCCGCGCTGTCGGACACCACGGTGTTGTTCGAGCGCTACCGCACCTTCGCCGAGGTTGCCTCCGGACCGAAAGTCACTGCCAATCCCTTATTTTCGCCTCTGCGGCAACCCGGTCTGGGCGACTACCTGGCACCGGGCCTGCCGGCCGCGTTCGACGGTGCGCATCCGGGCCCCGCACCCGCACCCGCCCTGGGGCAAGACACCGCCGACATCCTGCGGGGCCTGGGCCTGACCACCGCCGACATCGAGCGTCTCACCAACGCGAACACCGTCGCCTGCTGA
- a CDS encoding acetyl-CoA C-acetyltransferase: MSAEVVICEPVRTPIGRYGGMFKSLSAVDLGVTALKGLLERTGLAPDAVQDVILGHCYPNSDAPAIGRVVALDAGLPVTVPGMQVDRRCGSGLQAVIQACLQVGAGDHDLVVAGGCESMSNVAFYSTDMRWGARNGVQVHDGLARGRTTAGGRRYPVAGGMLETAENLRRQYGISRQEQDELAVRSHQRAVAAQKDGVLVDEIIPVAVATRGVEEVVDTDEHPRADTSVESLSKLKPVLRKDDPEATVTAGNASGQNDAAAMCVVTTREKADEYGLTPLVRMVSWGLAGVAPNVMGIGPVPATEAALAKAGLQLCDIDLIELNEAFAAQALAVTREWKFGAADFDRTNVHGSGISLGHPVGATGGRMLATLARELDRRQARYGLETMCIGGGQGLAAIFERVSHR; encoded by the coding sequence ATGAGTGCCGAGGTCGTCATCTGCGAGCCCGTCCGCACGCCGATCGGCCGCTACGGCGGAATGTTCAAGTCTCTCAGCGCCGTTGACCTCGGGGTCACCGCGCTCAAAGGTCTGCTGGAGCGGACCGGGCTGGCTCCCGATGCCGTGCAGGACGTGATCCTTGGTCACTGCTATCCCAACAGCGATGCGCCCGCGATCGGACGGGTGGTGGCCTTGGACGCCGGTTTGCCGGTGACGGTGCCCGGCATGCAGGTGGACCGTCGCTGTGGGTCGGGCCTGCAGGCCGTCATTCAGGCCTGCCTGCAGGTGGGCGCCGGCGACCATGACCTCGTCGTCGCCGGAGGATGCGAAAGCATGAGCAACGTCGCCTTCTACTCCACCGACATGCGTTGGGGCGCCCGCAACGGCGTCCAGGTGCATGACGGGCTGGCGCGCGGGCGCACGACCGCCGGTGGCCGTCGCTACCCGGTTGCGGGTGGGATGCTCGAGACCGCGGAGAACCTGCGCCGCCAATACGGCATTTCACGCCAGGAGCAGGACGAGCTCGCGGTGCGGTCGCATCAGCGCGCCGTCGCCGCGCAGAAGGACGGCGTGCTGGTCGATGAGATTATCCCGGTCGCGGTAGCCACCCGCGGCGTCGAGGAAGTCGTCGACACCGACGAGCATCCCCGCGCCGACACCTCGGTCGAGTCGCTGAGCAAGCTCAAACCGGTTCTGCGGAAGGATGATCCGGAGGCGACGGTCACGGCCGGCAACGCCAGCGGGCAGAACGACGCCGCAGCCATGTGTGTGGTGACCACGCGCGAGAAGGCGGACGAGTATGGCCTGACACCCCTGGTCCGCATGGTGTCGTGGGGCCTGGCGGGGGTGGCGCCCAACGTCATGGGTATCGGTCCGGTGCCTGCTACCGAGGCCGCGCTGGCCAAGGCCGGCTTGCAACTGTGCGACATCGATCTCATCGAACTCAACGAAGCCTTTGCCGCCCAAGCCCTTGCGGTGACGCGAGAATGGAAGTTCGGCGCCGCCGATTTCGACCGAACCAATGTGCACGGCTCGGGAATCTCACTGGGCCACCCGGTCGGCGCGACCGGCGGGCGGATGCTCGCCACCTTGGCGCGTGAACTCGACCGTCGCCAGGCGCGCTACGGGCTGGAGACCATGTGCATCGGCGGCGGCCAAGGGCTGGCCGCGATCTTCGAACGGGTCAGCCATCGATGA
- the fabG gene encoding 3-oxoacyl-ACP reductase FabG, with protein sequence MSLLTGQTAVITGGAQGLGLAIAERFVAEGARVVLGDVNLEETQVVAKQLGGDDVAVAVRCDVTQSSDVEALIQTAVQHFGGLDIMVNNAGITRDATMRKMTEEQFDQVINVHLKGTWNGTRLAAAIMRENKRGAIINMSSVSGKVGMVGQTNYSAAKAGIVGMTKAAAKELAYLGVRVNAIAPGLIRSAMTEAMPQRIWDSKVAEVPMGRAGEPSEVASVALFLASDLSSYMTGTVMEITGGRHL encoded by the coding sequence ATGTCGTTGTTGACAGGTCAGACGGCGGTAATCACAGGCGGAGCGCAGGGGCTGGGTCTGGCCATCGCGGAGCGGTTTGTGGCCGAGGGCGCGCGCGTGGTGCTCGGCGACGTCAACCTCGAGGAAACCCAAGTCGTGGCCAAGCAGCTGGGCGGTGACGACGTCGCCGTCGCGGTGCGATGCGATGTCACGCAATCGTCCGACGTCGAGGCCCTGATTCAGACCGCGGTGCAACATTTCGGTGGCCTGGACATCATGGTCAACAACGCCGGTATCACCCGCGACGCCACCATGCGCAAGATGACCGAGGAGCAGTTCGATCAGGTCATCAACGTCCATTTGAAGGGAACCTGGAACGGCACCCGGCTGGCCGCGGCGATCATGCGGGAAAACAAGCGGGGCGCGATCATCAACATGTCCTCGGTGTCGGGGAAGGTCGGCATGGTCGGTCAGACCAACTACTCGGCGGCCAAGGCCGGCATCGTCGGCATGACCAAGGCGGCCGCCAAGGAGTTGGCCTACCTGGGCGTGCGGGTGAACGCCATCGCGCCGGGTTTGATCCGTTCCGCCATGACAGAGGCTATGCCGCAACGGATTTGGGACTCGAAGGTCGCCGAGGTGCCGATGGGCCGGGCCGGCGAGCCCAGTGAGGTCGCGAGCGTGGCGCTGTTCCTGGCATCCGACCTGTCGTCGTACATGACCGGCACCGTCATGGAAATCACCGGTGGCCGGCACCTATGA